In the Leptolyngbya sp. FACHB-261 genome, one interval contains:
- the gatB gene encoding Asp-tRNA(Asn)/Glu-tRNA(Gln) amidotransferase subunit GatB, which produces MTIAAPARTRYEAVIGLETHCQLKTQTKIFCSCSTEFGAPPNTNVCPVCLGMPGVLPVLNQSVLEYAVKASLALNCQITSPSKFDRKQYFYPDLPKNYQISQYDLPIAEHGWLEIELENGTTKKIGITRLHMEEDAGKLVHAGSDRLSGSAYSLVDFNRTGVPLVEIVSEPDLRSGAEAAEYAQELRRILRYLGVSDGNMQEGSLRCDVNISVRPVGQSEFGTKVEIKNMNSFNAIARAIDYEIDRQIGVLEEGGRLVQETRLWEENSQRTISMRVKEGSSDYRYFPEPDLVPIELTQEILEGWRAQLPELPAAKRHRYETELGLSPYDSRVVTDDRAIAEYFEATLAAGAEAKQAANWIMGDITSYLNSEKKAITETALTPTALGELISLIQTNTISAKMAKELLPELLTQGGSAKALVESKGLSQISDATALNATIDEVLAANPTELEQYRAGKTKLLGFFVGQVMKKTQGRADPKLTNQLLAQKLKA; this is translated from the coding sequence ATGACCATTGCTGCGCCTGCTAGAACTCGTTACGAAGCTGTCATTGGTTTAGAAACGCACTGTCAGCTTAAAACCCAAACCAAAATCTTCTGCAGCTGCTCCACTGAATTCGGCGCACCGCCCAACACAAACGTCTGCCCCGTGTGTTTGGGCATGCCTGGTGTGCTGCCAGTTCTCAACCAGAGTGTCCTGGAGTATGCAGTCAAAGCCAGCCTAGCTCTCAATTGCCAAATTACTTCCCCTAGCAAGTTCGACCGCAAACAGTATTTCTATCCTGACCTGCCCAAGAACTACCAGATCTCGCAGTACGACCTGCCAATTGCCGAGCATGGTTGGCTGGAAATCGAACTAGAAAACGGCACGACCAAGAAAATCGGCATCACCCGCCTGCACATGGAAGAAGATGCTGGCAAGCTCGTCCATGCCGGGTCTGACCGTCTTTCGGGTTCTGCCTACTCTCTCGTGGACTTCAACCGTACTGGGGTGCCCCTGGTTGAAATTGTCTCTGAACCAGATCTTCGCTCCGGGGCCGAAGCGGCTGAGTACGCACAAGAGCTGCGTCGCATCCTGCGTTACTTAGGCGTATCCGACGGCAACATGCAGGAAGGCTCACTGCGCTGCGATGTCAATATCTCAGTGCGACCGGTTGGCCAAAGCGAGTTTGGCACAAAGGTGGAGATCAAAAACATGAACTCCTTCAACGCCATCGCTCGTGCGATCGATTACGAAATCGACCGCCAGATTGGTGTGCTTGAAGAAGGGGGCCGTTTGGTCCAAGAGACCCGACTTTGGGAGGAGAACTCCCAACGCACAATCAGCATGCGCGTTAAAGAAGGCTCCAGTGACTACCGCTACTTCCCTGAGCCCGATCTCGTGCCAATCGAATTAACGCAGGAGATTCTGGAAGGCTGGCGTGCTCAGTTGCCCGAATTGCCCGCTGCTAAGCGACACCGCTACGAAACAGAACTCGGCCTTTCCCCCTACGACAGTCGGGTGGTCACTGATGATCGGGCGATCGCTGAGTACTTTGAGGCGACGCTGGCGGCAGGAGCTGAGGCTAAGCAGGCAGCCAACTGGATTATGGGAGACATCACCAGTTATCTCAACAGTGAGAAAAAAGCGATCACTGAAACCGCGCTGACCCCTACTGCTTTGGGTGAACTCATTAGCCTGATCCAGACCAATACGATCAGCGCCAAAATGGCCAAGGAACTGCTGCCCGAGTTACTAACGCAAGGTGGCTCTGCCAAAGCCTTAGTAGAGAGCAAGGGTCTGAGCCAAATCTCGGATGCGACTGCCCTCAATGCCACGATTGACGAAGTGCTTGCTGCCAATCCGACCGAGCTAGAGCAATATCGTGCTGGTAAAACTAAGCTGCTGGGCTTCTTCGTAGGTCAGGTCATGAAAAAAACCCAGGGCCGGGCTGACCCTAAGCTAACCAATCAGCTCTTAGCGCAAAAGCTCAAGGCGTAA
- a CDS encoding serine/threonine-protein kinase produces MSYCFNPVCPNPENLTHTRFCQACNHQLLLHERYRAVEPLGRGGFGATFLSQDESQPELPLFVVKQLRPVATAPQALKMAKELFEREANTLAKVGVHQQVPSLLDYFSENEEFYLVQQYVEGETLKQEVERRGAFNEVEVRQFLIEVLPVLEFVHQNRVIHRDIKPANLIRAKRDGRLVLIDFGAVKHQVQAGVVSNDASDLSESDRTALTAFAIGTAGFAPPEQMALRPVYASDIYALGMTCLYLLTGRSPKHLAHDPLTGEVIWQDQVVLSPHLDAILKKMLEDSVRQRYRSANEVLRDLDLAPHLQTLAQGLMAQQPSKPAVPTYRSAFRKGNSTTGGHSGSQGNSEGNSGSQTSSGLSQLAMAIRRRRAENATTTNSAGKLTPAVVRPIVIAASARPPVHDAEREARTVRNDYTKGVRNFAGRNLTQAALQAALLSGSILTKACLLQANLRGADLRHCDLGHANLVRADLRDSLLTDAYLSHADLSGADLRGADLRNVYLRNANLRGANLCGANLSGAKLSDEQLAQARTNLFTVRPERKNLLW; encoded by the coding sequence ATGAGTTATTGCTTCAACCCTGTTTGCCCGAATCCGGAAAATCTGACCCATACTCGTTTTTGTCAGGCTTGCAACCATCAGTTGCTATTGCACGAGCGCTACCGTGCAGTGGAGCCGCTGGGACGCGGAGGCTTTGGAGCAACCTTTCTATCGCAAGACGAGTCGCAACCTGAACTCCCGCTGTTTGTTGTCAAGCAACTGCGTCCTGTAGCGACTGCTCCCCAAGCCCTGAAGATGGCGAAGGAACTGTTCGAGCGCGAAGCCAATACCCTGGCTAAAGTCGGCGTTCACCAGCAGGTGCCCAGCCTTCTAGACTACTTCAGCGAGAATGAAGAGTTTTATCTGGTTCAGCAGTACGTTGAGGGCGAGACGCTCAAGCAAGAAGTCGAGCGCCGGGGGGCATTTAACGAGGTGGAAGTGCGTCAGTTCTTGATTGAAGTACTTCCGGTTTTGGAATTTGTGCATCAAAACCGAGTCATCCATCGAGACATCAAACCTGCCAACTTAATCCGGGCCAAGCGAGATGGCCGGCTCGTGCTCATTGACTTTGGCGCTGTTAAGCATCAGGTGCAAGCGGGTGTTGTGAGTAATGATGCCTCAGACCTATCTGAATCTGACCGAACCGCCTTAACTGCCTTTGCCATTGGCACCGCTGGTTTTGCCCCACCTGAGCAGATGGCTCTGCGCCCAGTCTATGCCAGCGATATCTATGCCTTGGGCATGACCTGTTTATACTTACTAACTGGGCGTTCTCCCAAGCACTTAGCCCACGACCCACTAACCGGTGAGGTGATCTGGCAGGACCAGGTTGTGCTGAGCCCTCATCTCGATGCCATTCTCAAGAAAATGCTGGAGGATTCGGTCCGCCAGCGTTACCGTTCTGCCAATGAGGTTTTGCGGGACCTAGACCTGGCTCCCCATCTGCAAACTCTGGCCCAAGGTCTAATGGCCCAGCAACCAAGCAAGCCAGCCGTGCCTACCTATCGCTCGGCCTTTCGCAAGGGTAACTCCACGACCGGAGGCCACTCCGGTAGTCAGGGCAATTCAGAGGGCAACAGCGGCAGCCAAACCTCCTCCGGCTTATCTCAACTGGCGATGGCGATCCGTCGTCGCCGAGCTGAAAATGCGACAACCACAAATTCAGCCGGGAAATTGACGCCTGCTGTGGTGCGCCCGATTGTGATTGCGGCCTCGGCTCGACCGCCGGTGCATGATGCCGAGCGCGAAGCTCGCACAGTCCGCAACGATTACACCAAGGGCGTTCGCAATTTTGCAGGGCGCAATCTCACCCAGGCTGCTCTGCAAGCTGCGCTCCTGTCTGGCTCAATTCTTACCAAAGCCTGTCTATTGCAAGCTAATCTGCGCGGTGCCGACCTCAGACACTGTGATTTAGGTCATGCCAATCTGGTCCGGGCTGACCTGCGGGATAGTCTCTTGACCGATGCCTACTTGAGCCATGCTGATTTGAGCGGTGCCGACCTGCGCGGCGCGGATCTGCGCAATGTTTACTTGCGCAATGCCAATCTCCGAGGCGCTAACCTTTGCGGGGCCAATCTCAGTGGTGCCAAGCTCAGCGACGAGCAACTAGCTCAAGCTCGGACCAACCTGTTTACAGTTCGGCCCGAGCGTAAGAATTTGCTGTGGTAG
- a CDS encoding PAP/fibrillin family protein, with translation MIGKSALLERLAGMNRGLNAEERDRQAILVAAAALEAYNPTPRPTETPQKLDGNWRLLYTTSEELLNLGRVPALKLGQIYQCIRASSGRVYNVAEITGLPLLEGLVSVGARFEVVSERRVNVQFERFVLGLQRLINYTDVNNFLERFEAGEKFRAVDFEIKNREQRGWLEVTYLDDDLRISRGNEGSLFVLSKY, from the coding sequence ATGATTGGCAAAAGTGCCCTGCTGGAACGTCTCGCTGGAATGAATCGAGGTTTGAACGCCGAGGAGCGCGACCGGCAGGCAATTCTGGTGGCCGCCGCCGCCCTAGAAGCTTACAACCCGACCCCGCGCCCAACCGAGACACCACAAAAGCTGGATGGCAACTGGCGCTTGCTGTACACCACGAGTGAGGAATTGCTCAATTTGGGGCGGGTACCAGCACTGAAATTAGGTCAGATTTATCAGTGCATCCGAGCCTCTAGTGGGCGCGTTTACAACGTGGCAGAAATTACAGGGTTACCCCTGCTAGAAGGATTAGTCAGCGTTGGTGCTCGCTTTGAAGTAGTGTCTGAGCGACGCGTAAATGTTCAATTTGAGCGATTTGTCCTAGGGCTACAACGGTTGATTAATTACACCGATGTTAATAATTTTCTAGAGCGGTTTGAAGCGGGTGAGAAATTCCGCGCAGTTGATTTTGAAATTAAAAATCGCGAGCAGCGAGGCTGGCTAGAAGTTACTTATCTGGACGATGATTTACGTATTAGT
- a CDS encoding hemolysin family protein produces the protein MEVLPQLGLVVLLIAINAFFAAAEIALVSSDPTRLEVMAKAGSRRARQALKLSRDSTRFLATIQIGITLAAFFTSAAAAVELSLPLANALKPLLGPFAKNAAFFAVTVVVSLVSLIFGELTPKRLALRHAESVALFTVMPIAWLGKLASPLVHLLTSATNTILGWVGGNAHDNEETRISLDEIRALIEAAREGGTLGEQERRMIMGVVGLSRLTARAVMVPRVRMQAISVNTSLAEAYNIAAQNAHTRLPVYDQDIDHIQGVLHVKDLVWPQTEAGPYLSDGGPTPNVRELMRPVRFVPEYKRASDILREMQKGRLHLVVVTDEYGGTAGLITLEDLLEEIVGEIRDEYDAEEEAEFLRLGPHKGIFNVRASLSRVNNELGSDLPRDQAATLAGLFLAEFNQLPTSGDRLQIESVELLVLEDGQRVRVTYTPPTTTAEMVTSDSPQQSD, from the coding sequence ATGGAAGTCCTGCCGCAACTGGGCCTGGTGGTCCTGCTCATTGCCATTAATGCCTTTTTCGCCGCGGCTGAAATCGCGCTGGTTTCTTCGGATCCCACAAGGCTGGAGGTAATGGCCAAGGCAGGCAGTCGCCGCGCCCGGCAGGCACTTAAGCTCAGTCGCGACAGCACTCGCTTCCTAGCCACGATCCAGATCGGCATTACCCTGGCTGCCTTCTTTACCTCAGCAGCGGCAGCGGTGGAGCTATCCCTGCCTTTAGCGAATGCCCTTAAACCTTTGCTGGGGCCATTCGCCAAAAATGCAGCGTTCTTCGCTGTCACCGTTGTCGTGTCTCTGGTCAGTCTAATTTTCGGCGAACTCACTCCGAAGCGACTGGCCCTGCGTCACGCTGAGTCCGTAGCACTGTTTACAGTGATGCCGATTGCCTGGCTAGGCAAACTGGCCTCGCCACTGGTCCATCTGCTGACTAGCGCGACCAACACCATCCTGGGCTGGGTCGGTGGCAATGCCCACGACAACGAGGAAACTCGCATTAGCCTGGATGAAATTAGGGCACTGATTGAAGCAGCTCGGGAAGGGGGGACCCTAGGCGAGCAGGAGCGGCGCATGATTATGGGCGTGGTGGGGCTGTCGCGGCTAACGGCCCGGGCAGTCATGGTGCCTCGCGTACGCATGCAGGCGATCAGCGTCAATACCAGCCTGGCCGAGGCTTACAACATTGCGGCCCAGAATGCCCACACTCGCTTGCCTGTCTACGACCAAGACATTGACCATATTCAGGGAGTTCTGCACGTTAAAGACTTGGTCTGGCCGCAGACAGAAGCGGGACCGTATCTATCGGACGGAGGCCCAACGCCCAATGTGCGTGAGTTGATGCGTCCAGTGCGCTTCGTACCCGAGTACAAACGCGCCAGTGATATTCTGCGCGAGATGCAAAAGGGGCGTCTGCACCTGGTCGTGGTCACAGACGAATACGGCGGCACAGCAGGTTTAATTACCCTCGAAGATTTGCTTGAAGAAATTGTGGGCGAGATCCGCGATGAGTACGACGCTGAAGAGGAAGCGGAGTTTCTGCGATTGGGCCCCCACAAAGGCATTTTCAATGTGCGGGCCAGCTTATCCAGAGTCAACAACGAGTTGGGCAGCGATCTACCCCGCGATCAGGCAGCGACCCTAGCAGGGTTGTTCCTCGCTGAATTTAATCAACTGCCAACCTCAGGCGATCGCTTGCAAATAGAGTCGGTAGAACTGCTGGTGCTTGAAGACGGCCAGCGCGTCCGCGTTACTTATACACCGCCAACCACAACCGCAGAGATGGTCACCTCAGATTCCCCTCAGCAAAGCGACTGA
- a CDS encoding DUF445 domain-containing protein: protein MPLTSYWTLLISPVAGGIIGYFTNDLAIRMLFRPYRAIYIGGRKLPFTPGLIPQNQERLAQRIADAILGSLLTPEELQNLARRLLATERMQAAILWLLRVALDQIRDDTEQKTARILSGILRDLLSQSLPRLLRVLARREDFLETQLNQIFDQVLLDLQLNEAQASQLSEWLLDIVLPPDNLRDALVSFLTDRNIEIIDEGFREKASGTYWVVANLFGARNALQRLRTFCIEEQGEANRRIADLILALGVRQRLIELLQNLSLQNLPVATVRQLRRAMRESVRTYIREQGAELLQGFSETVDWNGVAVLLLNRLRNSTVVNSSLEVVSQELALILDRYLEKDLEAIVAKAIPILDLDRVIVDRVKATTPASLEEAIQGIVQKELQAIVNLGGVLGVLVGVVQALLLLAQS from the coding sequence TTGCCCCTAACAAGCTACTGGACTCTGCTTATTTCCCCGGTGGCTGGCGGCATCATCGGGTACTTTACCAATGACTTGGCGATCCGAATGCTGTTTCGGCCCTATCGCGCCATCTACATTGGCGGACGCAAGCTGCCGTTCACACCCGGGCTGATTCCCCAGAACCAGGAGCGCCTGGCTCAACGCATTGCTGACGCGATTCTGGGCTCCCTGCTGACCCCGGAAGAATTGCAAAACCTGGCCCGTCGCTTGCTGGCAACCGAGCGCATGCAGGCGGCTATCCTGTGGTTATTGCGAGTTGCCCTAGATCAGATTCGTGATGATACGGAGCAGAAGACCGCCCGAATCCTCTCAGGTATCTTGCGCGATCTGCTGAGTCAATCTCTGCCTCGCTTGCTGCGGGTCTTGGCTCGTCGTGAAGATTTTCTAGAAACGCAGCTCAACCAGATTTTTGACCAGGTTCTCCTGGATCTCCAGCTGAACGAAGCCCAAGCCAGCCAACTGTCAGAATGGTTGCTCGACATTGTGCTGCCGCCTGACAACCTGCGCGACGCTCTGGTCAGCTTCCTCACTGACCGCAACATCGAGATCATTGATGAGGGCTTCCGGGAGAAAGCTAGCGGCACCTATTGGGTCGTCGCTAACCTATTTGGTGCTCGTAACGCTCTACAGCGGCTAAGGACCTTTTGCATCGAAGAGCAGGGTGAAGCCAACCGGCGAATTGCTGACCTCATCCTCGCTTTGGGGGTACGCCAACGGCTGATCGAGCTGCTGCAAAACCTGTCGCTACAAAACTTGCCGGTTGCCACTGTGCGCCAGCTGCGCCGCGCGATGCGCGAGAGTGTGCGTACCTACATCCGCGAACAGGGAGCTGAGCTGTTGCAGGGGTTCAGCGAGACAGTGGATTGGAATGGGGTAGCCGTGTTGCTGCTCAACCGTCTGCGCAATTCGACTGTGGTTAATAGTTCCTTGGAAGTGGTCAGCCAGGAATTAGCCCTGATTCTAGACCGCTATCTAGAAAAAGACCTGGAAGCCATCGTGGCTAAGGCGATTCCGATCCTCGATCTAGACCGAGTCATTGTGGATCGAGTCAAGGCAACCACACCAGCCAGCTTAGAAGAAGCCATTCAAGGCATTGTGCAAAAAGAGTTGCAGGCGATCGTCAACTTAGGTGGTGTTTTGGGAGTACTAGTGGGCGTAGTCCAGGCGCTGCTACTACTCGCTCAGTCCTAG
- a CDS encoding cation-translocating P-type ATPase, with protein sequence MVSPSSATESPSSPPTPPTLWHSLSAEKALVLLESDPEQGLSAAQIQERTDRFGPNELEEKAGRSSWSILLDQFTNIMLIMLLAVAVVSALLGSVKDAIAILVIVGINGLLGYLQESRAEKALAALKKLSSPVVRVQRSGKTDEVPAQLLVPGDIVFLEAGGQVSADGRLLEAANMRIREAALTGEAQAVTKSAAAVLANDASLGDRTNMVFQGTEVLQGRGTMVVTSTGMSTELGRVATLLQGVESEPTPLQRRMSQLGNVLVSGALILVAIVVVVSVLQVPDGFARIFRGDLTPLQEPLQVSLSMAVAVVPEGLPAVITVALALGTQRMVRRNALIRKLPAVETLGSVTTICSDKTGTLTQNKMVVQKVHTASTTFDVSGSGYTPEGQFQKVEAAQANGGQAVEAKTDPELHSLLLACVVCNDAVLKSEPPNIWSVVGDPTEGALLTLAGKAQLDKSHVGQQLHRAAEFPFSSDRKRMSVICDRKSEAALPLPVQTPYLMFTKGSPELVLERCNRILVGQQLVPIQEAQRRQVLQQNEDLAGRGIRVLGFAARELETLPAEDSDETTEQGLVWLGLVGMLDAPRPEVRDAVARCRQAGIRPVMITGDHQLTAVAIATDLGIVQEGAQSLGGKELERLSQSELENTVEEVSVYARVSPEHKLRIVRALQKNGEFVAMTGDGVNDAPAIKQADIGIAMGITGTDVSKEASDMVLLDDNFATIVAATEEGRVVYSNIRRFIKYILGSNIGEVLTIAAAPILLAGGSVPLTPLQILWMNLVTDGLPALALAVEPAGPNVMRRPPFSPKESIFARGLGLYMIRIGIIFGILSIILMQIAFNFRNEFGTDPDSWKTMVFTTLCLAQMGHALAIRSNSLLTMEMNPFSNPYVLGAVSVTSLLQLALIYVEPLRSFFGTHVLSLTQLGICIGFSALMFVWIEGEKLFIRLVKGRQEG encoded by the coding sequence ATGGTTTCTCCTTCGTCTGCGACTGAGTCTCCCTCCTCGCCGCCAACGCCGCCAACTCTTTGGCACTCCCTGAGCGCTGAGAAGGCACTGGTTTTGTTAGAGAGCGACCCGGAACAGGGACTGAGCGCCGCTCAGATACAGGAACGGACAGATCGTTTTGGCCCCAATGAACTAGAGGAAAAAGCAGGCCGGAGCAGTTGGAGCATTCTGTTAGATCAGTTCACCAACATCATGCTGATCATGCTGTTGGCTGTGGCCGTGGTTTCAGCCCTGCTGGGGTCGGTTAAGGACGCCATTGCCATCCTGGTCATTGTTGGCATCAACGGTTTGCTGGGCTACCTGCAGGAGAGCCGGGCGGAGAAAGCGTTGGCAGCGCTGAAGAAGCTTTCCTCTCCAGTTGTGAGAGTTCAACGTTCGGGCAAGACTGACGAGGTACCAGCTCAGTTACTCGTGCCGGGAGACATTGTGTTTCTAGAGGCCGGCGGCCAAGTGTCTGCTGATGGTCGACTGTTAGAAGCCGCCAACATGCGGATCCGTGAAGCCGCCCTCACTGGCGAAGCCCAAGCAGTCACCAAATCAGCCGCAGCTGTGCTGGCTAACGATGCTTCTTTGGGGGACCGCACCAATATGGTGTTCCAGGGAACCGAAGTCTTGCAGGGCCGCGGCACGATGGTCGTGACCTCGACCGGTATGAGCACTGAATTGGGACGGGTGGCTACTCTACTGCAAGGCGTTGAGAGTGAACCCACCCCCCTACAGCGCCGCATGAGCCAGCTAGGCAATGTGCTGGTCAGTGGTGCCTTAATTCTGGTGGCGATTGTCGTAGTCGTGTCTGTCCTACAGGTTCCTGATGGCTTTGCTCGCATCTTCCGTGGCGATTTAACCCCATTGCAGGAACCGCTTCAAGTCTCTCTGAGTATGGCTGTGGCAGTCGTACCCGAAGGTTTGCCTGCAGTGATCACGGTAGCGCTGGCACTGGGGACGCAGCGGATGGTCCGGCGCAACGCCTTGATCCGCAAGTTGCCCGCGGTGGAAACCTTGGGGTCTGTGACTACGATTTGCTCAGATAAGACGGGCACGCTGACCCAGAACAAAATGGTGGTGCAGAAAGTGCACACCGCCAGCACTACATTTGATGTCAGCGGCAGTGGCTATACACCGGAGGGCCAATTCCAAAAAGTTGAGGCTGCCCAAGCCAACGGGGGGCAAGCAGTCGAAGCCAAGACCGACCCTGAACTCCATAGCCTGCTCCTGGCTTGCGTTGTCTGCAACGACGCGGTGCTTAAGTCAGAGCCACCCAATATTTGGAGCGTGGTAGGCGACCCCACTGAAGGTGCTCTGCTGACCCTAGCGGGCAAGGCTCAATTGGACAAGAGCCATGTGGGACAACAGCTGCACCGAGCTGCTGAATTTCCCTTTTCCTCGGATCGCAAGCGCATGAGTGTAATCTGCGACCGCAAATCCGAGGCAGCTCTGCCGCTACCTGTGCAGACTCCCTACTTAATGTTCACCAAAGGCTCTCCAGAGCTGGTCTTAGAGCGCTGCAACCGCATCCTGGTCGGCCAACAGCTTGTGCCCATTCAAGAAGCGCAGCGCCGCCAAGTCCTCCAGCAAAACGAAGACCTAGCAGGAAGGGGCATCCGGGTTCTAGGCTTTGCCGCTCGTGAACTAGAGACTTTACCTGCTGAAGACAGCGACGAGACCACCGAGCAGGGCTTAGTCTGGCTAGGGTTGGTCGGTATGCTGGATGCGCCTAGACCCGAGGTGCGAGACGCAGTGGCCCGCTGTCGTCAGGCAGGTATCCGCCCTGTCATGATCACCGGCGATCACCAACTCACGGCGGTCGCTATCGCCACTGATTTAGGCATCGTGCAAGAAGGGGCGCAGTCCTTAGGCGGTAAGGAACTAGAACGCCTATCTCAGTCAGAGTTAGAGAACACAGTCGAAGAGGTGAGCGTCTATGCTCGCGTCTCGCCTGAGCACAAACTGCGCATCGTGCGGGCCTTGCAGAAGAACGGCGAATTTGTTGCAATGACCGGCGATGGCGTCAATGATGCACCAGCCATTAAGCAAGCTGACATCGGCATCGCAATGGGTATCACCGGTACCGATGTGAGTAAGGAGGCCAGCGACATGGTGCTCCTAGACGACAACTTTGCCACGATTGTTGCGGCGACCGAAGAGGGACGAGTTGTCTACTCCAACATCCGGCGCTTCATCAAGTACATCTTGGGTTCCAACATCGGTGAAGTGCTCACCATTGCAGCTGCACCGATCTTGCTCGCAGGCGGTTCTGTGCCACTAACGCCGTTGCAAATTCTCTGGATGAACCTGGTCACGGATGGTTTGCCAGCACTAGCCTTAGCCGTTGAGCCTGCTGGCCCCAATGTGATGCGCCGTCCCCCCTTCAGTCCCAAAGAAAGCATCTTTGCCCGGGGCTTGGGGCTCTACATGATTCGCATCGGCATCATTTTTGGCATCCTCAGCATCATCTTGATGCAAATAGCCTTCAATTTCCGCAATGAGTTTGGCACTGACCCTGACTCATGGAAGACGATGGTGTTTACAACCCTGTGTCTAGCTCAGATGGGCCACGCTCTGGCGATACGCTCTAACAGTCTGCTCACCATGGAGATGAACCCCTTCTCTAATCCCTATGTCTTGGGAGCTGTCTCAGTTACGTCACTGCTGCAACTGGCTCTGATTTACGTCGAGCCGCTGCGCAGCTTCTTCGGCACCCACGTGCTCTCACTCACTCAGCTGGGCATCTGCATCGGCTTCAGCGCCCTGATGTTTGTTTGGATTGAGGGTGAAAAGCTGTTCATCCGGTTAGTTAAGGGGAGACAGGAAGGCTAA
- a CDS encoding ATP-binding protein, producing the protein MLHSRLHSSACPPDAPKTALPDGASSAQRLLPEALAEQPEAGVSLWTDSGSVTLNALQPLTNLDLIGRQAEFQRIVQVLARDGDLLITGVPGSGRRTLVRRAAQEVGAWVLEVDCIRVTDGERFVHLLCESLDQTFRSEPAQALIRGWVEKTAADWLVLTVDAKGEQRLRPVRGLARDQLWNAFEALIQLPQILAEFLNGQVVLSLPSFPHIRSWDRNREWETFLRQEIQRQTRVSYVLVATIAEISSQPDEALESLQLNPLPDEVLAAWVQKVFAAQGLTFDPLDQALDLFLTAVQGHLGDALALARRLHSLQVPKGLIGRQQVEQALQGLLADLSAIFESLLLLLPASQVQLLECLATDPTDKPQSREYIHKHCLSRGGSLQGALAGLQQKGLLYGSDQGYRLALPLLALWIRERLI; encoded by the coding sequence ATGCTTCACTCCAGGCTTCACTCCAGCGCCTGCCCACCTGACGCTCCAAAGACTGCACTGCCAGACGGTGCATCGTCGGCTCAACGCTTGTTACCCGAAGCTCTTGCCGAGCAGCCTGAAGCTGGAGTTTCTCTATGGACAGACAGTGGTAGTGTGACTCTGAATGCTCTGCAGCCATTAACGAATTTGGACCTGATTGGACGGCAGGCGGAGTTTCAGCGCATTGTACAAGTTCTGGCTCGGGACGGAGACTTGTTGATTACTGGAGTTCCGGGTAGCGGGCGGCGAACCCTAGTCCGGCGAGCCGCCCAGGAAGTAGGAGCCTGGGTTCTGGAGGTGGATTGCATTCGAGTGACGGATGGGGAACGCTTCGTGCACTTACTGTGCGAGAGCCTAGACCAAACGTTCAGAAGTGAGCCTGCCCAAGCTCTAATTCGAGGCTGGGTGGAGAAGACTGCTGCTGACTGGCTGGTTCTCACGGTTGATGCCAAGGGTGAACAGCGGTTAAGGCCAGTTCGGGGTTTGGCTCGCGACCAGCTTTGGAATGCTTTTGAAGCGCTGATCCAACTGCCGCAGATACTGGCAGAATTCCTGAACGGCCAGGTTGTGCTGAGCTTGCCCAGCTTTCCTCACATCCGTTCCTGGGACCGTAACCGCGAATGGGAAACATTTTTGCGTCAGGAAATTCAACGGCAAACCCGAGTCAGTTATGTACTGGTCGCAACTATCGCTGAAATCAGCAGCCAACCCGACGAAGCCCTCGAATCGTTGCAACTCAATCCGCTACCCGACGAGGTGCTGGCCGCTTGGGTACAAAAAGTTTTTGCCGCTCAAGGCCTAACGTTTGACCCGCTCGATCAAGCGCTGGACCTATTTCTAACCGCGGTGCAGGGGCATTTAGGTGATGCTTTGGCCTTGGCCCGACGGCTGCACTCCCTACAAGTCCCCAAAGGTTTAATCGGTCGTCAACAAGTTGAGCAGGCTTTGCAAGGTCTGCTAGCTGATCTGTCCGCAATTTTTGAATCGTTACTGCTGCTGCTACCGGCGAGCCAAGTGCAGTTATTGGAATGTCTGGCAACCGACCCAACCGACAAGCCTCAGAGCCGTGAGTACATCCACAAGCATTGCCTATCTAGAGGCGGCAGCCTTCAAGGGGCTCTAGCGGGTCTTCAGCAAAAAGGCTTGCTGTATGGTTCTGATCAGGGCTATCGCTTAGCCCTGCCGCTGCTGGCTCTGTGGATCCGCGAGCGCTTGATCTGA